In Streptomyces alboniger, the following are encoded in one genomic region:
- a CDS encoding alpha/beta fold hydrolase — protein MSRPTHALSGPYAPPAAARRLTAVSADGARIHVEIHGSEGAPAVVLVHGWTCSTAFWAAQLRALGADHRVIAYDQRGHGRSAAPADTDGYSTRALADDLEAVLAATLAPGEKALLVGHSMGGMTIMAAGGREAVREHAAAVLLCSTGSSSLVAESLVVPLRAGRVRTRITRSVLGARAPLGPVTALTRRVLKYGTMAPGAAPDKVDACARIVHACPTIVRHGWSQVLGTLELDVEVGALRVPTAVLVGLVDRLTPVVHARRIAAALPECVGLTELAGVGHMTPIEAPEAVTARIRELVGTYVQVKEGA, from the coding sequence ATGAGCCGGCCGACCCACGCCCTGAGCGGGCCCTACGCGCCGCCCGCCGCCGCGCGCCGACTGACCGCCGTCTCCGCCGACGGGGCCCGCATCCACGTCGAGATACACGGGTCGGAGGGAGCGCCCGCCGTGGTGCTCGTGCACGGGTGGACGTGCTCGACGGCCTTCTGGGCCGCACAGTTGCGAGCCCTCGGCGCCGACCACCGGGTGATCGCGTACGACCAGCGCGGCCACGGGCGCAGTGCCGCTCCCGCGGACACCGACGGGTACAGCACGCGGGCGCTCGCCGACGACCTCGAAGCGGTCCTCGCGGCGACGCTCGCGCCGGGCGAGAAGGCCCTGCTCGTCGGGCACTCCATGGGCGGCATGACGATCATGGCGGCGGGCGGGCGCGAGGCGGTGCGGGAGCACGCGGCCGCCGTACTGCTGTGCAGCACGGGCAGTTCGAGTCTGGTCGCCGAGTCGCTGGTCGTGCCGTTGCGGGCCGGGCGGGTGCGGACGCGGATCACGCGGTCGGTGCTCGGTGCGCGGGCGCCGCTCGGGCCGGTGACAGCACTGACCAGGCGCGTCCTCAAGTACGGGACCATGGCGCCCGGCGCGGCGCCGGACAAGGTCGACGCGTGCGCCCGGATCGTGCACGCCTGTCCGACGATCGTGCGCCACGGGTGGTCCCAGGTGCTCGGCACGCTCGAACTGGACGTCGAAGTGGGCGCGTTGCGGGTGCCCACCGCCGTCCTCGTCGGCCTGGTCGACCGGCTCACGCCCGTCGTGCACGCGCGGCGGATCGCGGCCGCGCTGCCCGAGTGCGTGGGGCTCACCGAGCTGGCCGGGGTCGGTCATATGACGCCCATCGAGGCGCCCGAGGCCGTCACCGCGCGCATCAGGGAACTCGTCGGAACGTACGTACAGGTGAAGGAGGGCGCATGA
- a CDS encoding flavin-containing monooxygenase: protein MAERERGPEQGREHEHVRVAVIGSGFGGLGAAVRLRREGITDFVVLERAAAVGGTWRDNSYPGCACDVPSHLYSFSFAPNPDWPRTFSGQEHIQEYLERIADTFRLRSHIRLDTEVKLMRWDAERLRWEIETSTGTLTADVVVSATGPLSDPKTPDVPGIDTFPGKIFHSARWDHDYDLRGKRVAMIGTGASAIQIVPEIQKRVGRLTLFQRTPPWVMPRADRAISGAERWLHRQLPFTTQARRGILWGIRELQVQAFTKRPNELGLVERIAKRNMYRAIKDPALRAKLTPTYRIGCKRILLSNTYYPALARPNVDVVASGLAEVRGGTVVAADGTETEVDAIIFGTGFHVTDMPIAERVIGDGGHTLMESWKDGMNALRGATAAGFPNWMTIIGPNTGLGNSSMILMIESQLNYMADYLRQLDVLGGRVALAARESAVSAWNTRVQERMKRTVWNTGGCTSWYLDANGVNTTVWPGTTTEFRAATRRVDLSEYEVLRPPGPSEAATPVSRTEKESGGAKVEAGA, encoded by the coding sequence ATGGCCGAGCGCGAGCGTGGCCCTGAGCAGGGGCGCGAGCACGAGCACGTACGGGTGGCGGTGATCGGGTCCGGGTTCGGTGGCCTCGGGGCGGCCGTGCGGCTGCGCCGGGAGGGCATCACCGACTTCGTCGTCCTGGAGCGGGCGGCCGCGGTGGGCGGCACCTGGCGGGACAACAGCTATCCGGGCTGCGCCTGCGACGTGCCCTCGCACCTGTACTCGTTCTCCTTCGCGCCCAACCCCGACTGGCCGCGCACCTTCTCGGGGCAGGAGCACATCCAGGAGTACCTGGAGCGGATCGCCGACACCTTCCGGCTGCGCTCGCACATCCGCCTCGACACCGAGGTGAAGCTGATGCGGTGGGACGCCGAGCGGCTGCGCTGGGAGATAGAGACCAGCACGGGCACCCTCACCGCCGATGTCGTCGTCTCGGCCACCGGGCCGCTCTCCGACCCCAAGACCCCGGACGTCCCCGGCATCGACACCTTCCCGGGCAAGATCTTCCACTCCGCCCGCTGGGACCACGACTACGACCTGCGCGGCAAGCGCGTCGCGATGATCGGCACCGGCGCCTCCGCCATACAGATCGTGCCCGAGATCCAGAAGAGGGTCGGCCGGCTCACCCTGTTCCAGCGCACACCCCCGTGGGTGATGCCGCGCGCCGACCGTGCCATCAGCGGCGCCGAGCGCTGGCTGCACAGGCAGCTGCCGTTCACCACGCAGGCCCGGCGCGGAATCCTCTGGGGGATCCGGGAGTTGCAGGTCCAGGCGTTCACCAAGCGGCCGAACGAACTCGGCCTGGTCGAGCGGATCGCCAAGCGGAACATGTACCGGGCCATCAAGGACCCGGCGCTGCGGGCCAAGCTGACACCCACGTACCGCATCGGCTGCAAGCGCATCCTGCTGTCCAACACGTACTATCCGGCGCTCGCCCGGCCCAACGTCGACGTCGTCGCGAGCGGCCTCGCCGAGGTGCGGGGCGGCACCGTGGTCGCCGCGGACGGTACGGAGACCGAGGTCGACGCGATCATCTTCGGCACCGGGTTCCACGTCACGGACATGCCGATCGCCGAGCGTGTCATCGGGGACGGGGGACACACCCTCATGGAGAGCTGGAAGGACGGCATGAACGCGCTGCGGGGCGCGACCGCCGCCGGCTTCCCCAACTGGATGACGATCATCGGCCCGAACACCGGCCTCGGGAACTCCTCCATGATCCTGATGATCGAGTCCCAGCTGAACTACATGGCCGACTACCTGCGGCAGCTGGATGTCCTCGGAGGCCGCGTCGCGCTCGCCGCGCGCGAGAGCGCGGTGAGCGCCTGGAACACCCGGGTGCAGGAGCGGATGAAACGCACCGTGTGGAACACCGGCGGCTGCACCAGCTGGTACCTCGACGCGAACGGCGTCAACACCACGGTCTGGCCGGGTACGACCACCGAGTTCAGGGCGGCGACACGGCGGGTCGACCTCTCCGAGTACGAGGTGCTGCGCCCGCCGGGGCCGTCGGAGGCGGCGACGCCGGTGTCGCGTACGGAGAAGGAGTCCGGCGGCGCGAAGGTGGAGGCCGGGGCATGA